One region of Maylandia zebra isolate NMK-2024a linkage group LG10, Mzebra_GT3a, whole genome shotgun sequence genomic DNA includes:
- the h2ax gene encoding histone H2AX, with product MSGRGKTGAKARAKAKTRSSRAGLQFPVGRVHRLLRKGNYAERVGAGAPVYLAAVLEYLTAEILELAGNAARDNKKTRIIPRHLQLAVRNDEELNKLLGGVTIAQGGVLPNIQAVLLPKKTGQSAPSSGKAGKKASSQSQEY from the coding sequence ATGTCTGGAAGAGGTAAAACTGGAGCAAAGGCACGTGCCAAGGCTAAGACCCGCAGCTCTCGCGCCGGTCTGCAGTTCCCCGTCGGCCGTGTCCACCGTCTTCTCCGCAAGGGAAACTACGCAGAAAGAGTTGGCGCCGGGGCCCCAGTTTACCTGGCCGCGGTCCTGGAGTACCTCACCGCTGAGATCCTGGAGTTGGCCGGCAATGCTGCCAGAGACAACAAGAAGACTCGTATCATCCCTCGCCACCTCCAGCTAGCTGTACGCAACGACGAGGAGCTGAACAAACTCCTCGGTGGCGTGACCATCGCACAGGGAGGCGTCCTGCCCAACATCCAGGCCGTCCTGCTGCCCAAGAAGACCGGCCAGTCTGCACCGAGCTCCGGCAAAGCGGGAAAGAAGGCCTCCTCTCAGtcacaggagtattag